In one Blastococcus sp. Marseille-P5729 genomic region, the following are encoded:
- a CDS encoding phospholipase D-like domain-containing protein, producing MNLFDNIDRDLGSHLQQTLQISDRMDVAVGYFNLRGWRLFDEIVRAKVPDGSVDEPVVRVLIGMATPTPQEDALDRLQDDVDGVGEQGADPDKVAERKQRIIDHLREQLMRGRPTAADRAALQSLRDLLDRGVVQIKVFTRRPLHGKAYICHRDDLNNPITGFVGSSNLTAPGLMSNLELNVDVLDHQATASLAGWFTDRWEDKYSRPVTAELLDVLDESWASRSPRPPYEVFMKVCYDLSRDVREGLAEYSIPPEIGRQLLDYQSTAVRTLARRVITRRGTMLGDVVGLGKTLTAIAKSTDAGGISPPRRMSRLSP from the coding sequence ATGAATCTCTTCGACAACATCGATCGGGACCTCGGCAGTCACCTTCAACAAACCCTGCAGATCTCCGACCGGATGGACGTCGCAGTGGGGTACTTCAATCTTCGCGGCTGGCGGCTGTTCGATGAGATCGTCCGCGCCAAAGTCCCCGATGGCTCCGTCGATGAGCCGGTGGTGCGGGTATTGATCGGGATGGCCACGCCCACGCCGCAGGAAGACGCCCTCGATCGCCTGCAGGACGACGTCGATGGGGTAGGGGAGCAGGGCGCAGATCCCGACAAGGTCGCCGAACGCAAGCAGCGGATCATCGATCACCTCCGCGAACAACTGATGCGCGGGCGACCCACGGCGGCTGATCGCGCCGCCCTTCAATCCCTGCGGGACCTGCTCGACCGCGGCGTGGTGCAGATCAAGGTGTTCACCCGCAGGCCACTGCACGGCAAGGCGTACATCTGCCACCGCGACGACCTGAACAACCCCATCACGGGCTTCGTCGGCTCATCGAACCTCACCGCGCCCGGGCTAATGAGCAACCTCGAACTCAACGTCGACGTACTCGACCACCAGGCCACCGCATCCCTCGCCGGCTGGTTCACCGACCGGTGGGAAGACAAGTACAGCCGACCGGTCACCGCCGAACTACTCGACGTGCTGGACGAGTCGTGGGCCAGCCGGAGCCCGCGGCCGCCGTACGAGGTGTTCATGAAGGTCTGCTACGACCTATCGCGGGACGTCCGCGAAGGACTAGCGGAATACTCGATCCCGCCGGAGATCGGCCGTCAGCTGCTGGACTATCAGAGCACCGCGGTCCGCACGCTCGCCCGCCGAGTCATCACCCGCCGCGGCACGATGCTCGGCGATGTCGTCGGCCTGGGCAAGACCCTCACCGCGATCGCCAAGTCAACTGATGCGGGCGGAATTTCTCCGCCACGGAGGATGTCAAGGTTGTCCCCGTAG
- a CDS encoding class I adenylate-forming enzyme family protein, whose translation MTYGELLTQRAREAGDKVFLRADSLRGEMTAVTYAEMDQRSRQIAAGLQALGVQKGDRIAIAAPNTVEWLELFFGAVRAGMVVVTLNVRYRESELEYMIGQSQAKVVVSSARLGDFDYEQLYHGLAQQLPSVEHYLFIGTSTGGRRFEDLYGDAADVADPGVQPDDPAVILYTSGTTGRPKGAILTHRSMISSGSAQREHTGFGPDNVQVSCMPLNHVGGITCAVTTCLVGGGELVMLPAFAPEPALQAIANYGGTNFGGVPTMWKLMIDHPSFASYDVSSLQEAVIGGSNAEPTLCRQIVEAFPNTKLTNLYGLSESSGAAVLSAHDDTLEEVSRYIGVTIPGVEARVVDLAGTPLGADEEGELQLRGDGVAAGYWEMPEESRSTFLDDGWLSTGDMATITADGHIALKGRLKEMYVQGGYNVYPVEVENLLTSHPAVAMAAGIGIADPVLGEVGRYFVLKQGEVTGDELVEFCRGKLADYKVPREIVFVDELPMTPAGKIAKAQLRAQ comes from the coding sequence ATGACGTACGGAGAGCTGCTGACCCAGCGGGCGCGCGAGGCCGGGGACAAGGTGTTCCTGCGCGCAGACTCGCTCCGCGGCGAGATGACCGCGGTGACCTACGCCGAGATGGACCAGCGCTCGCGGCAGATCGCCGCAGGGCTGCAGGCGCTCGGGGTGCAGAAGGGCGACCGGATAGCGATCGCCGCCCCCAACACGGTCGAGTGGCTGGAGCTGTTCTTCGGCGCCGTCCGGGCCGGCATGGTCGTAGTGACGCTGAACGTCCGCTACCGCGAGTCCGAGCTCGAGTACATGATCGGCCAGTCGCAGGCGAAGGTCGTCGTCTCCAGCGCCCGCCTCGGCGACTTCGACTACGAGCAGCTCTACCATGGGCTCGCCCAGCAGCTGCCGAGCGTCGAGCACTACCTCTTCATCGGCACCAGCACCGGCGGACGCCGGTTCGAGGACCTCTACGGGGACGCCGCCGACGTCGCCGATCCCGGTGTGCAGCCCGACGATCCGGCCGTCATCCTCTACACCTCCGGCACCACCGGCCGCCCGAAGGGCGCCATCCTGACGCACAGGTCGATGATCTCCTCCGGTTCCGCGCAGCGCGAGCACACCGGCTTCGGGCCGGACAACGTCCAGGTCAGCTGCATGCCGCTCAACCATGTCGGCGGCATCACCTGCGCCGTCACCACCTGCCTGGTCGGAGGCGGCGAGTTGGTCATGCTCCCGGCCTTCGCGCCCGAGCCGGCGCTGCAGGCGATCGCCAACTACGGCGGGACCAACTTTGGCGGCGTCCCGACGATGTGGAAGCTGATGATCGACCACCCGTCGTTCGCCTCGTACGACGTGAGCTCGCTGCAGGAGGCCGTGATCGGCGGCTCCAACGCGGAGCCGACCCTCTGTCGGCAGATCGTCGAGGCCTTCCCGAACACTAAGCTGACCAACCTCTACGGGCTGTCGGAGTCCTCCGGCGCCGCCGTCCTGTCGGCTCACGATGACACCCTTGAGGAGGTGTCGAGGTACATCGGCGTGACGATCCCCGGCGTCGAGGCGCGGGTTGTCGACCTCGCGGGGACACCGCTGGGCGCCGATGAGGAGGGTGAGCTGCAGCTGCGCGGCGACGGCGTGGCCGCCGGCTACTGGGAGATGCCGGAGGAGTCACGGTCGACCTTCCTGGACGACGGGTGGCTGTCGACCGGTGACATGGCCACCATCACCGCCGACGGGCACATCGCGCTCAAGGGGCGGCTGAAGGAGATGTACGTCCAGGGCGGTTACAACGTCTACCCGGTCGAGGTCGAGAACCTGCTGACCAGCCATCCCGCGGTCGCGATGGCGGCGGGCATCGGCATCGCCGACCCCGTGCTAGGCGAGGTCGGCCGCTACTTCGTGCTCAAGCAGGGTGAGGTGACCGGTGACGAGCTGGTCGAGTTCTGCCGCGGCAAGCTGGCGGACTACAAGGTGCCGCGCGAGATCGTGTTCGTCGACGAGCTGCCGATGACACCGGCTGGCAAGATCGCCAAGGCGCAGCTGCGCGCCCAGTGA
- a CDS encoding IS481 family transposase → MTVTHRNAPLTPEGRKRLIERCRTRPIAHVAAEMGISRATASKWVNRYKQFGELGLYDRSSAPARQPTATPGETVARIEHLRREKKWPASRIAFELHADGVAVSRRTIARLLAQLGLNRRRFIDPNGETNREVKTITAKHPGHMVHLDVKKVGRIPDGGGWRVHGKDSPEARAAARAKTRGARAGYAYLHSAIDGHTRLAYTESLENEQAATAVAFLNRARDWFTKHGIVKIERIITDNGACYRSGAFAAALNGAEHRRTKPYTPKHNGKVERYNRILAEEFLYARTWTSEQQREKALETWNLHYNYHRPHGAHDGKPPASATPRRVNNVLASYS, encoded by the coding sequence TTGACGGTCACGCATCGCAACGCACCCCTGACACCCGAAGGCCGCAAGCGGCTCATCGAACGTTGCCGGACTCGGCCGATCGCGCATGTGGCAGCCGAGATGGGCATCTCCCGTGCGACCGCCTCCAAGTGGGTGAACCGCTACAAGCAGTTCGGCGAACTCGGCCTCTACGACCGTTCGTCGGCACCGGCACGGCAGCCGACCGCAACGCCCGGCGAGACGGTGGCGCGGATCGAACACTTGCGGCGGGAGAAGAAGTGGCCGGCATCCCGGATCGCGTTCGAGCTGCATGCCGACGGCGTTGCGGTCAGCCGCCGCACGATCGCCCGGCTGCTCGCCCAACTGGGCTTGAACCGCCGCCGGTTCATCGACCCGAACGGCGAGACGAACCGGGAGGTCAAGACGATCACCGCCAAGCACCCCGGGCACATGGTCCACCTCGATGTGAAGAAGGTCGGGCGCATCCCCGACGGCGGCGGCTGGCGAGTGCACGGCAAAGACAGCCCCGAGGCGAGGGCCGCCGCCCGCGCGAAGACCCGCGGTGCGCGGGCCGGGTACGCCTACCTGCACTCCGCGATCGACGGGCACACGCGCCTGGCGTACACCGAATCCCTCGAGAACGAGCAGGCCGCCACCGCCGTCGCGTTCTTGAACCGCGCCCGAGACTGGTTCACCAAGCACGGGATCGTGAAGATCGAGCGGATCATCACCGACAACGGCGCCTGCTACCGCTCCGGCGCCTTCGCTGCTGCCCTCAACGGTGCTGAGCATCGGCGGACGAAGCCCTACACGCCCAAGCACAACGGGAAAGTCGAGCGCTACAACCGCATCCTGGCCGAGGAATTCCTCTACGCCAGAACCTGGACCTCAGAACAGCAGCGCGAGAAAGCACTCGAGACCTGGAACCTGCACTACAACTACCACCGGCCCCACGGCGCCCACGACGGCAAACCGCCCGCGTCCGCTACCCCACGCCGCGTCAACAACGTCCTGGCCTCATACAGCTAG
- the treY gene encoding malto-oligosyltrehalose synthase produces MRTPTSTYRLQITPTFTLHDAASRLEYLHDLGVDWVYLSPILAAVPGSEHGYDVIDHGRIDPARGGADGLATLSREARRLGMGILVDIVPNHMGVALPHENAAWWDLLRLGRKSPYAEWFDVDWDAGDGRLRIPVVGDDDLGADGAIDNLTIVDDELRYHDNRYPIAPGTGEGTPQQVHDRQHYELIGWRRADHDLNYRRFFGINTLAAVRVEDPAVFDATHREVGRWFDEGLVDGLRIDHPDGLRDPAGYLERLRELIGGAFIVVEKILEPGERLEPWACEGTTGYDTLGVIDRVLTDPDGEGPLGDVDTHLRGGEAIEWHDLIHDTKRAIADHTLGSEVHRIGREIVGQLQQPPSEQIDDALAELLACFPVYRSYLPSGETHLRAAEQEARRRRPELGDQLDQVMPILGDPQNPAALRFQQTSGMVMAKGVEDTAFYRYPRLTSLNEVGGDPSIFSMDVEEFHREMRHRQQEWPDAMNALSTHDTKRSEDVRARITTLAQFPDRWRAVIDHLEHEFPEGDKAFGNLVLQAVYGSWSHDGNTADRADRLAEYAVKAAREASIITTWTANDAEVEIQLRRLATDAASDDRIGRLVVETNRAWASNVLAAKLLSITIPGFPDLYQGSEQVGDSLVDPDNRRPVEWPADTTPPAHPAAADLGALKTHVVREALRLRRDRPELFTRYEALRASGEKGHHVLAFDRGGSITVVGRFSSAVDSWGATEIAIPPGNWRDLVSHRTFSGGQVDVAELFDEHPVALLVAEDS; encoded by the coding sequence GTGCGTACCCCGACGAGCACCTACCGCCTGCAGATCACGCCCACCTTCACCCTGCACGACGCCGCGAGCCGTCTTGAGTACCTGCATGACCTGGGCGTGGACTGGGTGTATCTCTCCCCGATCCTCGCTGCGGTCCCAGGATCCGAGCACGGTTACGACGTCATCGACCACGGCCGGATCGATCCCGCGCGCGGCGGTGCCGACGGCCTCGCGACGCTGTCGCGCGAGGCGCGCCGTCTCGGCATGGGCATCCTGGTCGACATCGTCCCCAACCACATGGGCGTCGCCCTCCCGCACGAGAACGCCGCCTGGTGGGACCTGCTACGTCTGGGCAGGAAGTCGCCGTACGCCGAGTGGTTCGACGTCGACTGGGACGCCGGCGATGGGCGCCTGCGGATCCCGGTGGTGGGAGACGACGACCTCGGCGCAGACGGCGCGATCGACAACCTGACGATCGTCGACGACGAGCTGCGCTACCACGACAACCGCTACCCGATTGCACCCGGAACCGGCGAGGGGACGCCGCAGCAGGTGCACGACCGACAGCACTACGAGCTCATCGGGTGGCGCCGGGCGGACCACGACCTGAACTACCGACGCTTCTTCGGCATCAACACTCTCGCCGCGGTCCGCGTCGAGGACCCTGCGGTCTTCGATGCAACCCACCGAGAGGTCGGACGTTGGTTCGACGAAGGTCTGGTCGATGGACTGCGCATCGACCATCCCGACGGTCTCCGGGATCCCGCCGGCTACCTGGAGCGCCTGAGGGAGCTTATCGGCGGCGCGTTCATCGTCGTCGAGAAGATCCTGGAGCCGGGCGAGCGCCTGGAGCCGTGGGCCTGCGAGGGCACGACCGGGTACGACACGCTCGGCGTGATCGATCGGGTACTCACCGACCCGGACGGCGAAGGTCCCCTCGGCGACGTCGACACGCATCTGCGCGGCGGCGAGGCGATCGAGTGGCACGACCTGATCCACGACACCAAGCGGGCGATCGCCGACCACACGCTGGGATCGGAGGTGCACCGCATCGGCCGGGAGATCGTCGGCCAGCTGCAGCAACCGCCGAGTGAGCAGATCGACGACGCACTGGCCGAGCTCCTGGCCTGCTTCCCCGTGTACCGGTCCTATCTCCCGTCGGGCGAGACGCACCTGCGGGCAGCTGAGCAGGAGGCGCGCCGCCGGCGGCCGGAGCTTGGCGATCAGCTCGATCAGGTGATGCCGATCCTCGGCGATCCCCAGAACCCCGCTGCGCTGCGCTTCCAGCAAACCAGCGGCATGGTGATGGCCAAGGGGGTGGAGGACACCGCGTTCTACCGCTATCCGCGATTGACGAGCCTGAACGAGGTCGGTGGCGATCCGAGCATCTTCTCGATGGACGTCGAGGAGTTCCACCGCGAGATGCGCCACCGGCAACAGGAATGGCCGGACGCCATGAACGCGCTGTCGACGCACGACACCAAGCGCAGCGAGGACGTCCGGGCCCGGATCACCACGCTGGCACAGTTTCCCGATCGCTGGCGAGCCGTCATCGACCACCTGGAGCACGAGTTCCCCGAGGGCGACAAGGCATTCGGAAACCTCGTGCTGCAGGCGGTCTACGGCTCGTGGTCGCACGACGGGAATACAGCGGATCGCGCGGACCGGCTCGCCGAGTACGCCGTGAAGGCCGCCCGGGAGGCCTCGATCATCACCACCTGGACCGCCAACGATGCGGAGGTCGAGATACAGCTCCGGCGTCTGGCAACCGATGCCGCATCGGACGACCGGATCGGCAGGCTGGTCGTGGAGACCAACCGCGCGTGGGCGAGCAACGTCCTCGCAGCAAAGTTGCTGTCGATCACGATCCCTGGCTTTCCCGATCTATATCAGGGATCTGAGCAGGTCGGCGACAGTCTCGTCGATCCCGACAACCGCCGACCGGTCGAATGGCCGGCCGACACGACCCCGCCTGCCCACCCGGCCGCGGCTGACCTGGGCGCGTTGAAGACGCACGTCGTCCGTGAGGCGCTCCGTCTGCGCCGCGACCGGCCCGAGCTGTTCACTCGCTACGAGGCGCTGCGTGCGTCTGGCGAGAAGGGTCACCATGTGCTTGCCTTCGACCGCGGCGGCTCGATCACCGTCGTCGGACGCTTCTCCTCAGCAGTGGACAGCTGGGGTGCGACCGAGATCGCCATTCCACCAGGAAACTGGCGCGATCTAGTGTCTCACCGCACCTTCTCGGGAGGGCAGGTCGACGTGGCGGAGCTGTTCGACGAGCATCCCGTCGCGCTACTCGTCGCAGAGGATTCCTGA
- a CDS encoding sigma factor-like helix-turn-helix DNA-binding protein: protein MINSVLLIRCPAERTFMGDGSEQRPGSPGYSGAPVQRAVAEDSVPEAWLAEPVVRGLGEAFDRDFDRDRLGADNDLIQSLALAGFEGRDWDYFATELARYGMAVVASWMRRGLILGRCRKHGFGGLPELGRDFTEDEISELTNETVAKALDRFRCDVLMKKKWDYRKGATIRTFFIGQCLIRFPNIYRRWHGNETRNSYDLTNEWEALVQPRTRGLLVDQKVVDYEIAMNALSTVKNPRVRKAMLMTAGGFTQAEIAIELGVSEKAVERMLANERTRQRKRRAG, encoded by the coding sequence GTGATCAACAGCGTGCTGTTGATCAGGTGCCCTGCAGAGAGGACGTTTATGGGCGACGGTTCAGAGCAGCGGCCGGGGAGTCCCGGCTACTCTGGCGCGCCCGTACAACGCGCAGTCGCAGAGGATTCCGTCCCCGAGGCATGGCTGGCCGAGCCCGTAGTTCGCGGTCTAGGCGAGGCTTTTGATCGCGACTTCGACCGGGATCGGCTCGGTGCCGACAACGATCTGATTCAGAGCCTGGCCCTTGCCGGATTTGAGGGGCGGGACTGGGACTACTTCGCAACGGAACTAGCGAGATATGGCATGGCCGTCGTTGCGAGTTGGATGCGCCGGGGTCTGATTCTTGGTCGGTGTCGCAAGCACGGGTTCGGTGGGCTGCCCGAGCTCGGGCGTGACTTTACTGAGGACGAGATCAGCGAGTTGACCAACGAGACAGTCGCAAAGGCTCTGGACCGTTTCCGCTGCGACGTCCTGATGAAGAAGAAGTGGGACTACCGCAAAGGTGCGACTATCCGAACCTTCTTCATCGGGCAGTGCCTGATCCGGTTCCCAAACATTTACCGGCGCTGGCACGGCAACGAGACCCGTAACAGTTACGACCTCACGAATGAATGGGAAGCGCTCGTCCAGCCGCGGACTCGGGGCTTGCTGGTCGACCAGAAGGTAGTCGACTACGAGATTGCGATGAATGCACTGTCAACGGTCAAGAATCCCCGCGTCCGCAAAGCGATGCTGATGACTGCAGGCGGGTTCACTCAGGCCGAGATCGCGATTGAGTTAGGTGTGTCGGAGAAGGCTGTGGAGCGCATGCTGGCGAACGAGAGAACGCGTCAGAGGAAGCGGAGGGCGGGATGA
- a CDS encoding NAD(P)-dependent oxidoreductase has translation MKLVLFGAAGGAGHYVLDQALDAGHQVAAVVRRPSPLAAYQGRVQIVVGDILQPTSWTAALTGADAVISTIGIGAQKTPTTVYSDGTRHILAAMRTAGVRRLEVVSAALAEPHENWARYGAFRAHVLFPILSRRFAATYDDMRRMEQALRDSDANWTSYRPPYLTDRAGHGRPRIAINTPLKGARSLARSDLAAVMLGGLSNQRHFGAVVEVSD, from the coding sequence GTGAAGCTCGTGCTGTTCGGCGCTGCCGGCGGAGCCGGGCATTACGTGCTCGACCAGGCGCTGGACGCCGGCCACCAGGTTGCCGCTGTGGTCCGCAGGCCCAGCCCGCTTGCCGCATACCAGGGCCGCGTGCAGATCGTTGTGGGCGACATTCTGCAGCCGACGTCATGGACGGCTGCGCTGACCGGCGCGGACGCCGTGATCTCCACCATCGGCATCGGTGCGCAGAAGACCCCAACCACGGTCTACTCCGACGGGACCCGTCACATCCTCGCCGCGATGCGCACTGCCGGGGTGAGGCGCCTGGAAGTCGTCTCAGCGGCCCTCGCCGAGCCGCACGAGAACTGGGCTCGATACGGCGCGTTCCGCGCGCACGTGCTCTTCCCGATCCTCAGCCGCCGCTTCGCGGCTACGTACGACGACATGCGCAGAATGGAGCAGGCCCTCCGCGACTCCGACGCCAACTGGACGTCATATCGGCCCCCATACCTGACAGATCGAGCCGGCCACGGACGCCCCAGGATCGCGATCAACACCCCGCTCAAGGGTGCGAGAAGCCTGGCCCGAAGCGACCTCGCCGCTGTCATGCTGGGCGGTCTCAGCAACCAGCGCCACTTCGGCGCCGTCGTCGAGGTATCCGATTGA
- a CDS encoding MarR family winged helix-turn-helix transcriptional regulator encodes MSSDLTALPTWILSSAATRSHHVLHTLLARAGVNGYEYRCLSALAAAEQLSQTDLGAAAALDPRDVTHTVRELEARGLVSRVKDPSHGRRQLVSLTHEGQQTAGLLTGIIAEVQDTVFSDLTPNERTTLLTLLERVART; translated from the coding sequence GTGTCCTCTGACCTCACCGCCCTGCCCACGTGGATCTTGAGCTCGGCCGCGACCCGCTCGCATCACGTGCTCCACACGCTGCTGGCCCGAGCGGGCGTCAACGGGTACGAGTACAGATGCCTGTCGGCGCTTGCCGCCGCGGAGCAGCTGAGCCAGACCGACCTCGGCGCGGCCGCAGCACTCGACCCGCGCGACGTCACCCACACCGTCCGTGAACTTGAAGCCCGCGGCCTCGTCTCGCGCGTCAAAGATCCCAGTCACGGGCGCCGTCAGCTCGTGTCGCTCACCCACGAGGGACAACAGACAGCCGGTCTACTGACCGGCATCATCGCCGAGGTGCAAGACACCGTGTTCAGCGACCTGACCCCGAACGAACGCACCACGCTCCTCACTCTCCTCGAGCGTGTCGCCCGCACCTGA
- a CDS encoding DUF3039 domain-containing protein — MLREDLTSDWESPHVQRRLAEGAERELGALSELPHPLVAKACEVFGVDEREDLPAKRVKESRVYQLWRIRAGQWRGGVWRDPDTGVRWLLIAGLGKGDHEDHDDVYEIVGRAQGTGEAERWLPTDEDHRLLKAETASRLSTEWELRVQRRVGEALQTVQDGGEASFTIEHPLADRFAAHERTIAAVTMTVTPVREDGYHADEISVDVEPTSRWASSALLWQLQIRVLISISPPEQDWDYDGQTFSNIGEPGSWRQRSEILQRMIADGELGESVPGTHSHYAHRLHLAGKTIEGRGVRGLCGVFFVPGQDHEALPMCPRCNDEFAQLPG; from the coding sequence GTGCTGAGGGAAGACCTCACCAGCGACTGGGAGTCTCCCCATGTCCAGCGCCGCTTGGCCGAAGGTGCGGAGCGTGAACTGGGCGCTCTGAGTGAGTTGCCGCACCCGCTGGTGGCCAAAGCCTGCGAAGTGTTCGGCGTTGATGAACGCGAGGATCTGCCTGCCAAGCGCGTCAAGGAGAGCAGGGTCTACCAGCTATGGAGGATCCGCGCAGGCCAGTGGCGGGGTGGGGTGTGGCGCGATCCCGACACGGGGGTTCGGTGGCTACTCATTGCTGGGCTGGGCAAGGGCGACCACGAGGACCACGACGATGTCTACGAGATCGTCGGCCGAGCGCAAGGCACTGGCGAGGCTGAGCGGTGGCTGCCCACGGATGAGGACCACCGGCTGCTGAAGGCTGAGACCGCGAGCCGACTGAGCACCGAGTGGGAGTTGAGGGTTCAACGCCGCGTCGGCGAGGCGCTGCAGACGGTTCAGGACGGCGGCGAGGCTAGCTTCACGATCGAGCATCCCCTCGCGGATCGGTTCGCTGCCCATGAACGGACCATTGCTGCCGTCACTATGACGGTCACGCCGGTCCGTGAGGACGGGTACCACGCCGACGAGATCTCCGTCGATGTGGAACCGACCAGCCGCTGGGCATCCTCGGCGTTGCTGTGGCAACTTCAGATCCGTGTGTTGATCTCCATCTCGCCCCCTGAGCAGGACTGGGACTACGACGGGCAGACCTTTAGCAATATCGGAGAACCGGGCTCGTGGCGCCAGAGATCAGAGATCCTGCAACGCATGATTGCCGATGGCGAGCTCGGTGAATCCGTCCCGGGAACCCACAGCCACTACGCGCACCGCTTGCACCTAGCAGGTAAGACGATTGAAGGACGTGGCGTACGTGGGTTATGCGGCGTCTTCTTCGTTCCAGGTCAAGACCACGAGGCACTGCCGATGTGCCCGCGGTGCAATGACGAGTTCGCGCAATTACCGGGCTAG
- a CDS encoding helix-turn-helix domain-containing protein, whose amino-acid sequence MQTIPTANIPVDALDRLDEYAMRSISPELRDVLLSLTRCIRDGATLRVDEAPSRTLTPSQVAERLGMSRTHLYKLLDRGEIVSHRVGRDRRVRIEDLVAYETRRQSARRELAERFAHQQQTRAAVVDEIADLL is encoded by the coding sequence ATGCAGACAATTCCGACTGCGAATATTCCTGTCGACGCCCTTGATCGGCTCGACGAGTACGCGATGCGCTCGATCAGCCCCGAATTGCGGGATGTGCTGCTGAGCCTGACTCGCTGCATTCGCGACGGCGCCACGCTGCGCGTCGACGAGGCCCCCTCGCGGACCCTGACGCCGAGCCAGGTGGCCGAGCGGCTGGGAATGAGCCGCACCCACTTGTACAAGCTTCTGGACCGAGGAGAGATCGTGTCCCATCGCGTGGGACGAGATCGTCGAGTACGCATCGAGGATCTCGTCGCCTATGAAACGCGCCGCCAGAGTGCGCGCCGCGAGCTCGCTGAGCGTTTCGCACATCAGCAACAGACGCGTGCCGCCGTCGTCGACGAGATCGCCGATCTGCTCTAA